One part of the Thermithiobacillus tepidarius DSM 3134 genome encodes these proteins:
- a CDS encoding YbjN domain-containing protein yields MNLIDPVARFFESMGWEANKLEKVPVITSGLQLPNGEVDIYIHAHEDTGRLLVYVRPKGLEVPPDQMRHVAEYLTRANYGLPLGNFEMDMQDGEINFKNSLELVNCELSPEMVRPLVIVGVETVNHYLPGLRQVIEGEATPAQAIAAIEVGTAH; encoded by the coding sequence ATGAATCTGATCGATCCCGTTGCCCGATTTTTCGAAAGCATGGGTTGGGAAGCGAACAAGCTGGAAAAAGTCCCTGTGATCACCAGCGGACTGCAGCTGCCCAATGGCGAGGTGGACATCTACATTCATGCCCACGAAGACACCGGCCGGCTGCTGGTCTACGTGCGTCCCAAGGGGCTGGAGGTGCCGCCCGACCAGATGCGCCACGTGGCCGAATACCTGACGCGCGCCAACTATGGCCTGCCTTTGGGCAATTTCGAGATGGACATGCAGGACGGCGAGATCAACTTCAAGAACAGCCTGGAGTTGGTCAATTGCGAACTGAGCCCGGAAATGGTGCGGCCGCTGGTGATCGTCGGCGTGGAAACGGTGAACCATTATCTGCCCGGCCTGCGCCAAGTGATCGAGGGCGAGGCCACCCCCGCCCAGGCCATCGCCGCCATCGAAGTCGGCACGGCGCATTAG